ATTTATCATTGAATGCCATCGAATACCGTAGGTTTGCGCGAAGACATACAAAAACTTGTTCTAGATTTTAAGTTACAAGTTCCAGGTTGCATTAACCTAAAACCTACACCTTATCTATTAAAATtgatttcccaattttttttaattttaaacatacCCTACACATGTTGGAACCTACCTAGAACTAGACAGATTCCCACAAATCCAATTTTTAAGTGCTTGTCCAATTCTAAGGTTCTAGGTTCTACCTTGGAAACATAGTCACCCTTagtaaataacttttattttaacTAAGGTTTTTATATGTATTGTATCAAGCCTGTCCTTTGAGCAATCAACCAATACCAACCTAAGTAGTTTGAGTTTTCGTATGCTCTTACCATGCAAACTCCAATCTCTTTCAGGTGGTGGGTGAATTTGGGGTTGAACAAGATGGATTTTTGCCGGGACAGACTGATGGAACATTACTTATGGAATGCTTTAATGGTCTATGAACCACAATTTGGAGCTTTCAGGGAGATGAGCACAAAGATCACTTGTATGATCACATTGATGGACGATGTTTATGATGTTTTTGGCTCATGGGAAGAACTTCAACTGCTGACGAAATTTATTGAAAGGTTTGTGCACACTATCTCTTACACTTACACCAATATAAAATGAATACTAATGCCGTGCTTGTAATGGAAATGTTGCAGATGGGATATCTCCCAAATCGACAAGCTTCCTTTAACAATAAGGACCTGTTTCCTTGCCATGTACAACACTACTAATGAAGTTGGTTATTGGACCATGAAAGAGCAAGGCTTCAACATCATTCCCTACTTACACAAATTGGTACATATCACTCCTCACTAAGTTAGGCcatcatttttgaatttgtaaTTCCAAGAGAATAGCTCATAATTCATGAAGTCTTTGTTTCGATGATTACTTACATCTTAACATATCTCAGTGGGTAAATCAAGGCAAGACTTGGTTAGAAGAAGCAAAGTGGTATCACGAGGGCCACAAACCAACACTCAAGGAGTATCTCAATGCTTCAGTGACATCTATAGGAGGACATCTTGTGCTGCTCTGCTCTTACTTCACCACTTCAGACAAATTATCGAAAGAGATCCTAGAATATCTATGCAACATCCCCAACGTTATGTATTGCTCTTCCCTGATCCTTCGACTCACGAACGATTTGAGCACTTCATCAGTAAGTTTTCTTTAGATTAACCATCCAATTTTGCAATTCAAGTTATCACACCATTGATGATCGGGAACACACATATTGCAGGATGAGTTGGTCAGGGGAGATAATTTCAAGTCACTACACTGTTACATGAATGAAACTGGAGCTTCTGAAGAAGCAACTCGACAACATATCAAAAGTCTAGTGCAAGACGCCTGGAAACAAATGAACGAAGATGCTTTTTGTTACAATCCATGCCCCGGGCCTTTTCACGGTGCGTGTCTGAATCTTGCGCGAGCGTCTCAACTGTTCTATCAATATGGGGATGGTCATGGGATTCCGGATCGTGAGACCAAAGACAACCTCAAGTTGATCCTCATCCAACCCGTCCTGATAAAGCAGTAGCGAGCAACCAATTGTGCCTCTAATAAATAATGCTAATTATGTCACAAATAACAAGTGGCGCTCATGAGTAGTACTTGGCAGTTTTACCTAATTTACAAACATTTTATTCCCATATTATGCAAGCTTTTccctctttcctttactttccCTTTTGGACTGCAATGCCAATTATGGCCATGTTGGGCTCCCTATAACAAAGTTTatagaatattttcttgaaaagttG
This region of Eucalyptus grandis isolate ANBG69807.140 chromosome 8, ASM1654582v1, whole genome shotgun sequence genomic DNA includes:
- the LOC104456558 gene encoding alpha-terpineol synthase, chloroplastic-like, yielding MGREQPVNSSAMQEERYMERVEKMKEEVKDFICSEMPQMEKLEHIDAVQRLGLGYHFEVEIKKALQTIINGKTNRSGAFDDDLHATALRFRLLRQNGFNVEQGIFERFMTEDVSNFKESLREDVQGLLSLYEASFCGFKGEAIIDEAKIFSSTCLENLKGDHIWAKKIDHALDMPVHWRPNRLEARWFMDMYEEDQCDRSNPILLDLAKLDFNIVQSVYRDEVSKLARWWVNLGLNKMDFCRDRLMEHYLWNALMVYEPQFGAFREMSTKITCMITLMDDVYDVFGSWEELQLLTKFIERWDISQIDKLPLTIRTCFLAMYNTTNEVGYWTMKEQGFNIIPYLHKLWVNQGKTWLEEAKWYHEGHKPTLKEYLNASVTSIGGHLVLLCSYFTTSDKLSKEILEYLCNIPNVMYCSSLILRLTNDLSTSSDELVRGDNFKSLHCYMNETGASEEATRQHIKSLVQDAWKQMNEDAFCYNPCPGPFHGACLNLARASQLFYQYGDGHGIPDRETKDNLKLILIQPVLIKQ